The following are encoded in a window of Brevibacillus ruminantium genomic DNA:
- a CDS encoding SpoVR family protein, translating to MTNEELRELERSIDEITEIAKGFGLDFYPMRYEICPADIIYTFGAYGMPTRFSHWSFGKSFYKMKLQYDLNLSKIYELVINSNPCYAFLLDGNSLIQNKLIVAHVLAHCDFFKNNARFANTNRDMVESMAASSERIRQYEIKYGKDAVESLLDACLAIQEHIDPSLLRPKLRWKREAEEAANRPQTKTEQSSPYDDLWKLDQREAKQEQEKPVRKFPPEPEKDLLLFIMEYSQILEDWQRDVLTIVRDEMLYFWPQLETKIMNEGWASYWHMRILRAMDLTEAETIEFAKLHSSVIQPSPTSINPYHLGLKILEDIEQRWDHPTKEEQERFGRMPGQGRAKLFEVREMESDISFIRNYLTKDLVSKLDLYMFGKQGNDWVVTDKAWEDVRDGLAVTRVNGGFPYIMVHDGDHLRSGELYLKHHYEGLELDVKYVEKTIPYIYQMWGKNIHLESVIEERAVQFTYDGKKVHRRFL from the coding sequence ATGACAAATGAAGAGCTTCGAGAGCTTGAGCGTTCGATTGACGAGATCACGGAGATTGCCAAAGGCTTCGGCCTTGATTTTTATCCCATGCGCTATGAAATCTGCCCGGCGGACATCATTTACACATTCGGTGCCTACGGGATGCCGACCCGTTTTTCCCACTGGAGCTTTGGAAAATCCTTTTATAAAATGAAGCTGCAATACGACCTCAACCTGAGCAAAATCTACGAGCTTGTCATCAACTCCAATCCCTGCTACGCCTTCCTCCTCGACGGCAATAGCCTGATCCAAAACAAGCTGATCGTTGCCCACGTCCTCGCCCACTGCGACTTTTTCAAAAACAATGCCCGCTTCGCCAATACCAACCGGGATATGGTGGAGAGCATGGCCGCCAGCTCGGAGCGGATTCGCCAATACGAGATCAAATACGGCAAGGATGCAGTGGAGTCGCTGCTGGATGCCTGTCTCGCTATCCAGGAGCATATTGATCCGAGCTTGCTGCGCCCGAAGCTCAGGTGGAAGCGGGAAGCAGAAGAGGCAGCAAATCGACCGCAGACCAAAACAGAGCAAAGCAGCCCCTATGATGATCTCTGGAAGCTGGATCAGCGCGAGGCGAAACAGGAGCAGGAAAAACCGGTTCGCAAGTTTCCGCCAGAGCCGGAAAAGGACCTGCTGCTTTTTATCATGGAGTACAGTCAGATCCTGGAGGATTGGCAGCGCGATGTCCTGACCATCGTCCGGGATGAAATGCTGTATTTCTGGCCGCAGCTGGAGACCAAGATCATGAATGAAGGCTGGGCTTCTTACTGGCACATGCGGATTCTGCGCGCAATGGACCTCACGGAAGCGGAGACGATCGAATTTGCCAAGCTGCACTCCTCTGTCATCCAGCCATCGCCGACCAGCATCAATCCCTATCATCTCGGGTTGAAAATCCTTGAGGATATTGAGCAGCGTTGGGATCATCCGACCAAGGAAGAGCAGGAGCGTTTCGGCAGAATGCCGGGCCAGGGGCGGGCGAAGCTCTTTGAAGTGCGTGAGATGGAGTCGGATATCAGCTTTATCCGCAATTATTTGACCAAGGATCTGGTCAGCAAGCTCGATCTCTACATGTTTGGCAAGCAGGGGAACGATTGGGTGGTGACAGACAAAGCCTGGGAGGATGTCCGGGATGGTCTGGCGGTCACGCGCGTCAACGGCGGTTTTCCCTATATCATGGTCCATGATGGTGACCACCTGCGATCAGGAGAGCTCTACCTGAAGCATCACTACGAGGGGCTGGAGCTGGACGTCAAATACGTAGAGAAAACGATCCCGTATATCTACCAGATGTGGGGCAAGAACATTCATCTGGAATCGGTGATTGAAGAGAGGGCTGTCCAGTTTACGTATGATGGGAAAAAAGTGCATCGACGTTTTCTATGA
- a CDS encoding ASCH domain-containing protein, translating to MKRTTFWGRDENDERLVEQIIEGKKTATCTPKCWYDALPEEATEVGEMLEVFSKKGEYMCTIEITKKYEVPFGQIDDETVRGENCVSYEEFRKDHIFAWENDLKREGKELNDHTIIVVEHFRLIK from the coding sequence ATGAAACGAACAACATTTTGGGGACGAGATGAGAACGATGAACGCTTGGTTGAACAAATTATTGAGGGAAAGAAAACAGCTACCTGCACACCTAAATGTTGGTACGACGCTCTTCCAGAGGAAGCGACAGAGGTAGGAGAAATGCTAGAGGTCTTTAGTAAAAAGGGCGAGTACATGTGTACAATCGAAATAACAAAAAAATATGAAGTTCCATTTGGTCAAATTGATGATGAAACAGTAAGAGGAGAAAACTGTGTATCTTATGAAGAATTTCGCAAGGACCATATATTTGCATGGGAAAATGATCTGAAAAGAGAAGGAAAAGAATTAAATGACCACACAATCATTGTTGTGGAGCACTTTCGACTGATCAAGTAA
- a CDS encoding DUF423 domain-containing protein encodes MRIFLLLGAINGFLSVALGAFAAHGLKQKLDEYAIGIFQTGVTYQATHALALIAVAVLIKLFPGSSTLNWAGWCFFIGIILFSGSLYALSLTNVKVLGAITPFGGVLFLIGWALLAIQAWKSAS; translated from the coding sequence GTGCGTATCTTTTTGCTTCTGGGTGCGATCAATGGCTTTTTGTCCGTTGCACTCGGTGCTTTTGCCGCCCACGGTTTGAAACAAAAGCTGGATGAATATGCGATCGGCATTTTTCAAACCGGTGTGACTTACCAAGCTACTCATGCACTCGCCTTGATTGCGGTTGCCGTTCTGATCAAGCTTTTCCCGGGATCTTCTACGCTGAACTGGGCAGGCTGGTGCTTTTTCATCGGAATCATCCTGTTTTCGGGCAGCCTGTACGCCCTCAGTCTGACGAACGTCAAGGTACTGGGAGCCATTACTCCGTTTGGAGGGGTACTCTTTTTGATCGGCTGGGCGCTGCTTGCGATTCAGGCCTGGAAATCCGCTTCCTGA
- a CDS encoding arylamine N-acetyltransferase, producing MSESKEPAMSNWTQTYLRHLGLDVQPASFAYLGHLCRAHLQAFPFENVSKLIQAEKSDVPSIPAPDLFLQAAQEFHFGGTCYTLHTHFLQLLQNLGFVAHLVLVGTAHAGIIVRLPELNHEPLYVDVGSAAPLFRPVRFFTEPDNSSPFGSEAIRIAPDRQQPGRYRYQRYRGGELVSDSWHFHPDERREPADFSPEIVRSFHPDSTFLTCLRIHRYQLDRARCVSLKNNSLLIMHVDGREEKRILESVKEIEDAVANDLGLPRMPVGHAVEALTRRGIDIFSENA from the coding sequence ATGTCAGAATCAAAGGAACCAGCAATGTCGAACTGGACGCAAACGTATCTGCGTCATCTCGGACTGGATGTGCAGCCTGCCAGCTTTGCTTACCTTGGCCACTTATGCCGTGCTCATTTGCAAGCATTTCCCTTTGAAAATGTAAGCAAGCTGATACAGGCGGAAAAAAGCGACGTTCCGTCCATCCCGGCTCCGGATCTCTTTTTGCAGGCAGCACAGGAGTTTCACTTCGGCGGTACCTGCTATACCCTCCACACTCATTTTCTGCAGTTGTTGCAGAATCTCGGTTTCGTTGCACATCTCGTACTGGTTGGAACTGCTCATGCCGGAATCATCGTGAGGCTTCCCGAGTTGAATCATGAACCGCTCTATGTCGACGTTGGCTCTGCCGCTCCCTTGTTTCGCCCTGTCCGCTTTTTTACAGAACCGGACAACTCGTCCCCCTTTGGATCGGAGGCGATTCGGATTGCTCCTGATCGGCAACAGCCGGGCCGTTACCGCTATCAGCGTTACCGGGGTGGGGAGCTGGTCAGCGACAGTTGGCATTTTCATCCGGATGAACGACGAGAGCCTGCTGACTTTTCCCCCGAAATCGTCCGCTCTTTTCATCCTGACAGCACTTTTCTCACCTGCCTGCGGATTCACCGATACCAGCTGGACCGCGCGCGCTGTGTCTCCCTGAAAAACAACTCCCTGCTGATCATGCACGTAGATGGACGGGAGGAAAAGCGGATTCTGGAATCGGTGAAGGAAATAGAGGATGCAGTGGCCAACGATTTAGGGCTGCCCCGCATGCCCGTTGGCCACGCTGTCGAAGCTCTCACCCGGCGCGGAATTGATATCTTCAGCGAAAATGCCTAG
- a CDS encoding DUF6143 family protein: protein MAKHLLSQAPYYYGMTDMYMQMGYFPYPRQQTDEPRNIHLEYPLAAAMALQCKYYLGQTSPISAGNGTAASGGLINPQRSGVHLYINEFAITNRSSDHSVEAKLWFGKASSLGNPVVSPQITSGFIQFPACPSAQGQIVQDAGPVPSDGTTAATHIVPAHTSVTSEKSGQWILAPGTALLFHFPAEGDAVELIVSLGWWEQPFYR from the coding sequence ATGGCAAAACACCTGTTATCACAGGCACCCTACTACTACGGCATGACGGATATGTACATGCAGATGGGCTACTTCCCTTATCCCCGTCAGCAAACCGATGAACCGCGTAATATCCATCTGGAATATCCACTGGCCGCAGCGATGGCATTGCAATGCAAGTACTATCTGGGACAGACCAGCCCCATATCTGCAGGTAACGGTACGGCCGCCTCAGGAGGCCTGATCAATCCGCAGCGTTCCGGCGTTCACCTGTATATCAATGAATTTGCGATCACGAATCGCTCGTCAGATCATTCGGTCGAAGCCAAGCTGTGGTTCGGCAAAGCGTCCTCGCTGGGAAATCCGGTTGTCTCCCCGCAGATAACATCCGGGTTCATCCAATTCCCTGCCTGTCCCTCCGCTCAAGGTCAAATCGTCCAGGATGCGGGCCCGGTTCCCTCGGATGGCACCACCGCGGCTACACACATCGTCCCTGCCCACACATCGGTCACAAGCGAAAAATCTGGGCAATGGATACTGGCTCCGGGAACCGCCCTGCTTTTTCATTTTCCCGCCGAGGGTGACGCGGTTGAACTGATTGTCTCGCTAGGCTGGTGGGAGCAGCCCTTTTACCGGTAA
- a CDS encoding DoxX family protein, whose translation MSNRRNRQNRRDQPIITIGTQIEQAAFLLLRAVTGIIFWAHGLAKWKQGLGTVSEWFGSVGLPEWLVYPVIVIELAGGMALILGVATRYAAWALAAIMVGAILTVKWQNGLIGGAGKNGYELDLVLLVITVYLGVRGKRLQPGN comes from the coding sequence TTGTCCAATCGGCGAAACCGGCAAAACCGGCGAGATCAGCCAATCATCACGATCGGGACCCAGATCGAGCAGGCGGCCTTTTTGCTGCTGCGAGCAGTCACGGGGATTATTTTCTGGGCGCATGGATTGGCAAAATGGAAGCAGGGGCTGGGGACGGTAAGTGAGTGGTTCGGCAGTGTCGGACTGCCGGAATGGCTGGTTTATCCGGTGATCGTGATCGAGCTGGCAGGAGGGATGGCACTGATTCTCGGAGTCGCTACCCGCTATGCCGCCTGGGCGCTGGCGGCTATCATGGTCGGCGCGATTCTCACAGTCAAATGGCAGAACGGTCTAATCGGCGGGGCGGGAAAAAACGGCTACGAGCTGGACCTGGTGCTGCTTGTCATAACCGTTTATCTCGGGGTGAGGGGGAAACGCCTACAGCCAGGGAATTGA
- a CDS encoding MDR family MFS transporter, which produces MGRWNRIWASQHPIVHLLMGGTVFVMLTQSMSLPYLAILLSQTTALTPAEIGMIIGAGPLAGMVGGFLGGVLSDLFGRRKLMLLSMLLMAVAYAGFVVTSDPLMLLLNSILRGLAGTFFGTVSKALMGDLTPEEKRFRVFANRYMAINLGFAIGPMLGAYLGIAGNGSMFWLTAVMYVLFAGLLWYFCRHYGVGDMPAKDEQKNQPGVSQMWKVLSRDGALLMFVLGGVLLVTVYGQMSVTLSQYVHSEIKGGVALFSALMSVNGFTVLLLQIPLTRWAERFTLFRRMIAGAVLMAAGEVGFAFSLGWTEFILAMIVFTLGEILIIPTEYALIDQISPPQMRGTYYGAQSFSELGNFLGPWAGGLILSIYGGPIMFLVMAVLALVSLVFYGAGRSLHAKKQKEKAWVV; this is translated from the coding sequence ATGGGCAGATGGAACCGAATCTGGGCCTCGCAGCATCCCATCGTCCATCTATTGATGGGCGGGACTGTATTTGTCATGCTGACGCAGTCCATGAGTCTGCCCTATTTGGCAATTTTACTGAGTCAGACGACTGCTCTTACCCCGGCGGAGATCGGGATGATTATTGGAGCCGGGCCACTGGCAGGGATGGTAGGCGGCTTTTTGGGCGGGGTGCTGTCCGATCTGTTTGGACGACGGAAGCTGATGCTGCTCTCCATGCTGCTGATGGCGGTCGCTTACGCCGGATTTGTCGTCACCAGTGATCCACTCATGCTCCTGCTTAACAGCATTTTAAGAGGGCTGGCTGGTACGTTTTTCGGCACGGTATCCAAAGCCTTGATGGGGGATTTGACCCCCGAAGAGAAGCGTTTTCGCGTTTTTGCCAATCGCTATATGGCGATCAATCTGGGGTTTGCCATCGGACCGATGCTGGGAGCCTATCTGGGAATCGCGGGCAACGGCAGCATGTTCTGGCTGACGGCGGTCATGTACGTCTTGTTTGCCGGATTGCTGTGGTATTTTTGCAGGCATTACGGTGTCGGGGATATGCCGGCCAAGGATGAGCAGAAAAATCAACCGGGCGTCTCCCAAATGTGGAAGGTTCTAAGCAGGGATGGGGCTCTGCTGATGTTTGTTTTGGGCGGAGTGCTTCTGGTGACCGTTTACGGTCAGATGTCGGTCACTTTGTCCCAGTATGTACACAGCGAGATCAAAGGCGGAGTGGCGCTTTTCAGTGCCTTGATGAGTGTAAACGGGTTCACGGTATTGCTGCTGCAAATCCCCTTGACGAGATGGGCAGAGCGCTTTACGCTGTTCCGACGGATGATCGCCGGAGCTGTTCTGATGGCAGCGGGAGAAGTGGGCTTTGCGTTTTCCCTCGGATGGACGGAATTTATCCTCGCGATGATCGTGTTTACTTTGGGGGAAATCCTGATTATTCCTACCGAATACGCTTTGATCGACCAGATCTCCCCGCCGCAGATGAGGGGTACTTACTACGGAGCGCAAAGCTTCAGTGAATTGGGCAATTTCCTTGGACCGTGGGCAGGCGGCTTGATTTTATCCATTTATGGAGGGCCGATCATGTTTCTCGTGATGGCAGTGTTGGCGCTCGTCAGCCTGGTCTTTTATGGAGCAGGCCGATCGCTGCACGCCAAAAAGCAAAAGGAGAAAGCATGGGTAGTCTAA
- a CDS encoding winged helix-turn-helix domain-containing protein yields MNKLYSIDIEFSLVYECLVSFYAYVNQKEAKNLQLGAEWREQTKQRLPASFASELEDERWEVLHRVVLLAAQSPAKESVEQFLDWLAGLPAGEMYERLAPWVDSIPLNLGEIRDQSLRLLTRWHEHYFSHIPKQRWERLRESAAILQKRAASVEAPALIDEATNGIWIEPSDHLKRVVLVPQAHCAPTTILDFHRGMATVLYPVIDGEIIKEDTLKQLLMLTQCLADEKRLLILQTLAEKNASLRDLQQAVSLAKSTVHHHVTALRRAGLIRAHYLDSTTAQSYSLRTSALNRLPHLLSDFLQKGGGR; encoded by the coding sequence ATGAATAAACTATATTCTATTGATATAGAATTCTCTCTGGTATATGAATGTCTGGTTAGTTTCTATGCGTATGTGAATCAGAAGGAAGCGAAAAATCTCCAGCTTGGCGCAGAATGGCGAGAGCAGACGAAACAGCGGCTCCCCGCTTCCTTTGCATCCGAGCTGGAGGATGAACGCTGGGAGGTATTGCATCGGGTTGTTTTGCTTGCCGCACAATCTCCGGCGAAAGAGTCGGTGGAACAGTTTTTGGACTGGCTGGCGGGATTGCCGGCTGGTGAAATGTACGAGCGCCTGGCGCCGTGGGTCGATTCGATCCCGCTCAATCTGGGAGAAATCCGCGATCAGTCCCTGCGGCTGCTGACCCGTTGGCATGAGCATTATTTCTCGCATATCCCCAAACAGAGATGGGAGCGACTGCGGGAAAGCGCTGCGATCCTTCAAAAACGGGCAGCCAGCGTAGAGGCTCCCGCGCTGATCGATGAAGCGACAAACGGCATCTGGATTGAGCCTTCCGACCATTTGAAGCGAGTCGTGCTGGTCCCTCAGGCGCATTGTGCTCCGACGACTATCCTGGACTTCCATCGCGGCATGGCTACTGTCCTGTATCCTGTCATCGATGGAGAGATTATCAAGGAAGATACACTGAAGCAATTGCTGATGCTGACACAGTGTCTGGCCGACGAGAAACGGCTGTTGATTCTCCAGACATTGGCAGAGAAAAACGCTTCGCTCCGTGATTTGCAGCAGGCCGTTTCGTTGGCGAAAAGCACCGTGCATCACCATGTCACTGCACTTCGGAGGGCGGGACTGATCCGTGCCCATTATCTCGACTCCACCACCGCCCAGTCGTACAGCTTGCGGACATCCGCACTGAACCGGCTGCCGCACCTGCTGTCTGATTTTCTTCAAAAGGGAGGCGGCCGCTGA
- a CDS encoding metal-dependent hydrolase — protein sequence MDTASHLLLGVTLGGLAYVSPAVASDPTLAQAVMIATVVGSHAPDFDTIVRVRGETTYIRYHRGVTHSIPALFIWPGAISLLLSAGYELWQHLGLLYLWALMAVVFHVFLDTLNTYGVQCLRPFSQRWIHLDILSIFEPFLFGLHSAAVIWWVFFQGKAELIFPIVYLITFLYIVLRALQHRWLVRQVQSRIGLAGIYHVIPSFHPFLWRFVVETDRHFYTGKIEYRHVRLEDVYQKESRNEIIRATIGMDGVRAFLGFAQRIHVTWKELHDGYEVTWSDVRFWYDHKLPFGVDVRLDRELNVVSLKMGWRKKAWNPPFV from the coding sequence ATGGATACGGCAAGTCATCTGTTGCTGGGAGTAACATTGGGAGGATTGGCCTATGTCAGTCCTGCGGTTGCGAGTGATCCGACTCTTGCACAAGCCGTCATGATTGCCACGGTGGTCGGCTCTCATGCTCCTGACTTCGACACGATTGTCAGGGTGCGCGGCGAAACGACCTACATCCGCTATCATCGGGGAGTGACGCATTCGATTCCGGCGCTGTTTATCTGGCCGGGTGCGATCTCTCTGCTGCTGTCAGCCGGTTACGAGTTGTGGCAGCATCTGGGGCTTCTCTATCTATGGGCCTTGATGGCTGTGGTGTTTCACGTTTTTCTCGATACGCTGAATACGTACGGCGTGCAATGCCTGCGTCCGTTCTCACAGCGCTGGATACATTTGGACATTTTATCGATCTTTGAACCGTTTCTGTTCGGTCTGCACAGCGCTGCTGTCATCTGGTGGGTCTTCTTCCAAGGCAAAGCGGAACTTATCTTTCCTATCGTTTATTTGATTACCTTTTTGTATATCGTATTGCGCGCCCTCCAGCATCGCTGGCTGGTTCGTCAGGTGCAAAGCCGGATTGGTCTGGCAGGCATTTATCATGTCATTCCCAGCTTTCATCCATTTCTCTGGAGATTTGTCGTGGAGACGGACCGCCATTTTTATACCGGAAAGATAGAATACCGGCATGTCCGTCTGGAGGACGTCTATCAAAAAGAAAGCCGCAATGAAATCATCCGGGCCACGATCGGAATGGATGGGGTACGGGCCTTTCTCGGATTTGCCCAGCGGATTCATGTCACCTGGAAGGAGCTGCACGACGGGTATGAGGTGACCTGGAGCGACGTGCGTTTTTGGTACGACCACAAGCTGCCCTTCGGTGTCGATGTCCGATTGGATCGAGAGTTGAATGTCGTATCGCTGAAAATGGGCTGGCGAAAAAAAGCGTGGAACCCTCCTTTTGTATAG
- a CDS encoding M3 family oligoendopeptidase has product MEKQLPQRWDLDVFFPGGSASEAFRTYLEKLETEIDNLRSQLTQEDFSLREPAVFQAVLVTVQSIAVRLKEAGSFISCLTAQNVKDEQAPLLGGRVKSLSAAFASALTTWDVHLLKLDEQAWSEMLRLPEVEPVTFPLNERRRRAQEKLSPGQEMLANDLAVDGYHAWQDLYNAVVGRMSLEVEVEGETKQVSVGQAANLMYHPDRTVRAQVFAKWEEAWAREADLAAKALNHLAGYRLSLYRHRGWDSVLREPLDIGRMQEKTLDAMWQAINNRKDRLVAYLERKAKLLGVEKLSWYDVAAPISSNQKKIPYDEAAAFILEHFGRFHPALADFSRKAFEEAWVEAEDRAGKRPGGFCTSFPVKGQSRVFMTYAGNAKNVSTLAHELGHAYHQQVMSGLPPFAQNYAMNVAETASTFAEMIVADAAVKNASSNEERISLLEDKLQQCVAFFMNIQARFLFETRFYEQRKKGLVSVGELNRLMVEAQKEAYSDALAEYEPHFWASKLHFYITTYPFYNFPYTFGYLFSLSVYARALKEGPGFAEKYDALLRDTGRTTVEDLAMRHLGEDITTVEFWQTAVDLAVADIDEFLRLTE; this is encoded by the coding sequence ATGGAAAAACAATTGCCGCAACGCTGGGATCTGGATGTGTTTTTTCCCGGTGGAAGTGCATCGGAAGCATTTCGTACATATTTGGAAAAACTGGAAACCGAGATTGACAATCTGCGCTCGCAGTTGACGCAGGAAGACTTTTCATTGCGGGAACCAGCGGTGTTTCAGGCAGTGCTGGTCACTGTGCAAAGCATTGCTGTTCGCTTGAAAGAAGCAGGCTCTTTCATCTCTTGCCTGACCGCGCAAAATGTAAAGGATGAGCAGGCGCCACTGCTCGGAGGACGCGTCAAAAGCTTGTCTGCCGCTTTTGCATCGGCACTGACCACGTGGGATGTGCATTTGCTGAAGCTGGATGAGCAGGCGTGGAGTGAGATGCTGCGTCTCCCAGAAGTGGAGCCGGTGACGTTTCCGTTGAACGAGCGCCGCAGACGGGCTCAGGAAAAGCTCTCGCCAGGGCAGGAGATGCTGGCAAATGATCTCGCTGTCGACGGCTATCACGCTTGGCAGGATCTCTACAATGCTGTCGTCGGCCGCATGAGCCTGGAAGTAGAAGTGGAGGGCGAGACCAAACAGGTGTCGGTCGGACAGGCAGCCAACCTGATGTATCATCCGGACCGTACTGTTCGGGCCCAGGTTTTTGCCAAGTGGGAAGAAGCGTGGGCGCGTGAGGCCGACCTGGCGGCGAAAGCGCTGAACCATCTGGCCGGCTATCGTCTGAGCCTCTACCGTCATCGCGGCTGGGATTCCGTCCTGCGTGAGCCGCTTGATATCGGCCGGATGCAAGAGAAGACACTGGATGCCATGTGGCAGGCGATCAACAATCGCAAGGATCGCCTGGTCGCCTATCTAGAGCGGAAAGCAAAGCTGCTCGGAGTGGAAAAGCTGAGCTGGTACGATGTTGCAGCTCCGATCAGCAGCAATCAAAAGAAAATCCCCTATGATGAGGCGGCAGCCTTTATCCTGGAGCATTTCGGCCGTTTTCATCCGGCGCTGGCTGATTTTTCCCGGAAAGCTTTTGAGGAGGCTTGGGTCGAGGCTGAGGATCGGGCAGGAAAAAGGCCGGGCGGCTTCTGCACCAGCTTTCCCGTAAAAGGCCAATCGCGCGTCTTCATGACCTATGCCGGAAATGCCAAAAACGTGTCGACGCTGGCGCATGAATTGGGTCACGCCTATCATCAGCAGGTGATGAGCGGATTGCCCCCGTTTGCCCAGAATTACGCGATGAACGTCGCCGAGACGGCATCGACCTTTGCGGAAATGATTGTAGCGGATGCCGCTGTGAAAAACGCATCCAGCAACGAAGAGCGCATCTCCCTTCTGGAGGATAAACTGCAGCAATGCGTTGCCTTCTTCATGAACATTCAGGCGCGCTTCCTGTTCGAAACCAGATTCTACGAGCAGCGGAAAAAGGGTCTGGTCAGTGTAGGCGAGCTGAATCGCTTGATGGTCGAGGCACAGAAAGAAGCCTACAGTGATGCTCTGGCTGAATATGAACCGCATTTCTGGGCATCCAAGCTTCACTTTTATATCACGACCTATCCGTTTTACAATTTCCCGTACACCTTTGGCTATCTCTTCAGCTTGAGTGTGTACGCACGCGCACTGAAAGAAGGGCCCGGCTTCGCCGAGAAGTACGATGCGCTCCTGCGCGATACGGGACGGACAACCGTGGAGGATTTGGCGATGCGTCATCTGGGTGAAGATATTACGACGGTGGAATTCTGGCAGACAGCTGTTGATTTGGCGGTTGCCGATATTGACGAATTCCTGCGTTTAACTGAATAG
- the mobB gene encoding molybdopterin-guanine dinucleotide biosynthesis protein B gives MAKQPVVLQLVGYSDSGKTTLLTRLIPGIEQAGIRVGIVKHDGGHDFEWDQPGKDTWKYREAGASLVAITSRTKTAMLEQRPLALSELIDRMAMAQADLVLVEGFKRESYPKLVLLRRPEDQELLSLVTAPVAIISWEAFAHPVLPVFSINDTDGILHFIRKYYEDGWGKGAR, from the coding sequence ATGGCGAAGCAACCGGTAGTCCTGCAGCTTGTCGGCTACTCCGATTCAGGAAAAACAACGCTTCTGACCAGGCTGATTCCGGGAATCGAGCAGGCGGGGATTCGCGTTGGCATCGTCAAGCATGACGGCGGGCATGACTTTGAGTGGGACCAGCCTGGCAAAGATACGTGGAAGTACCGGGAAGCAGGGGCATCGCTGGTCGCGATCACATCCCGGACCAAAACAGCGATGCTGGAACAGCGGCCCCTCGCGTTATCTGAGCTGATCGACAGGATGGCAATGGCTCAGGCCGACCTGGTGCTGGTCGAAGGCTTTAAACGAGAGAGCTACCCGAAATTGGTTCTGCTGCGGCGGCCCGAGGATCAGGAGCTGCTGTCGCTGGTGACGGCCCCCGTTGCGATCATCAGTTGGGAGGCGTTTGCCCATCCTGTTTTGCCTGTGTTTTCGATTAACGATACGGATGGGATTCTACACTTTATACGGAAATATTATGAAGATGGTTGGGGAAAAGGGGCGCGATAA